A portion of the Lysinibacillus timonensis genome contains these proteins:
- a CDS encoding GMC family oxidoreductase has translation MATTLPSTDIVLVGVGWTGGIIAAELTKKGYQVVGLERGKPRTTEDYLMVHDELRYAQRNEMMQDLSKETWTVRHEPTQTALPYRQHGSFLIGDGVGGSGEHWNGLTYRFMPYDFEIRSKTIARYGESKIPADMPLQDWGITYDELVPYFEKFEQMAGISGETNPIKEMPQVNFPTPALKETPSMKMFREAATNLGYHPYTAPAATLSEGYTNPDGITRGACQYCGFCERFGCEYGAKASPTVTVLPVAEKTGNFEVRPYCTVRRILHENGKATGVLYVDTTTGEEFVQPAKIVVLSAYILNNVKLLLLSKIGTPYNPETQTGVIGKNYCYQMTSSGSTGFFEGKEFNLYAGTGALASVLDDFNGDNFDHTDLDFLHGGNIALGHYGKRPIANNSTPKGTPSWGAEFKDASIKWANSTLGVGSQGSVLPHRNNYLDLDPTYTDQFGDPLLRITFNYRDNERNQQKYIREITTKILKEMGATEVSTPGDQGDWDITKYQTTHNTGGAIMGADPKNSALNNYLQMWECENLFIPGANAFAHNSGMNPTGTVGALAYRAAEGIEKYLTNGGGSLV, from the coding sequence ATGGCAACAACATTACCAAGTACAGACATCGTTTTGGTCGGCGTCGGCTGGACAGGTGGTATCATCGCAGCAGAACTTACTAAAAAAGGCTATCAAGTTGTAGGGCTTGAACGTGGTAAACCTCGTACAACAGAAGATTATCTAATGGTCCACGATGAACTTCGATATGCACAACGTAACGAAATGATGCAAGATTTATCAAAAGAAACATGGACAGTTCGACATGAACCTACTCAAACTGCACTTCCTTATCGCCAACACGGGTCATTTTTAATCGGTGATGGTGTAGGTGGATCTGGTGAACACTGGAACGGACTAACATATCGTTTTATGCCTTATGACTTTGAAATTCGTTCAAAAACAATTGCGCGATATGGTGAAAGTAAAATTCCAGCAGATATGCCACTTCAAGACTGGGGTATTACATATGATGAATTAGTACCTTACTTTGAAAAATTTGAACAAATGGCAGGTATTTCAGGGGAAACAAACCCAATAAAAGAAATGCCACAAGTTAACTTCCCAACTCCAGCATTGAAAGAAACACCTTCAATGAAAATGTTCCGCGAAGCTGCTACAAACCTTGGATATCATCCATATACAGCACCTGCTGCAACATTATCTGAAGGTTATACAAACCCTGACGGTATCACTCGTGGTGCTTGTCAATATTGTGGTTTCTGTGAACGCTTTGGATGTGAATACGGTGCTAAAGCTTCACCAACTGTAACTGTATTACCAGTTGCTGAAAAAACAGGAAACTTTGAAGTGCGTCCGTATTGTACTGTACGTCGTATTTTACACGAAAATGGTAAAGCTACAGGCGTTCTTTATGTTGATACAACAACAGGCGAAGAGTTTGTTCAACCAGCAAAAATCGTTGTTTTATCAGCTTACATTTTAAATAACGTTAAACTTCTTCTTTTATCTAAAATTGGTACACCATACAATCCTGAAACACAAACTGGGGTTATTGGTAAAAACTATTGTTACCAAATGACTTCTTCAGGATCAACTGGTTTCTTTGAAGGAAAAGAATTTAACCTATATGCAGGTACGGGTGCCCTAGCTAGCGTTCTAGATGACTTTAATGGTGATAATTTTGACCATACAGATTTAGACTTCCTACATGGTGGTAACATTGCTTTAGGTCATTATGGTAAGCGCCCTATCGCTAACAATTCAACACCAAAAGGTACTCCATCTTGGGGTGCAGAGTTTAAAGATGCATCTATTAAATGGGCTAATAGTACATTAGGCGTTGGTTCTCAAGGTTCAGTTTTACCTCACCGTAACAACTATCTTGACTTAGATCCAACATATACAGACCAATTCGGTGACCCATTATTACGTATTACATTTAACTATAGAGACAACGAACGTAATCAACAAAAATATATTCGTGAGATTACAACGAAAATCTTAAAAGAAATGGGCGCTACAGAAGTTTCTACACCTGGTGACCAAGGTGATTGGGATATAACAAAGTATCAAACAACTCACAACACTGGTGGAGCAATCATGGGAGCTGACCCAAAAAATTCTGCATTAAACAACTATTTACAAATGTGGGAATGTGAAAACCTATTTATTCCTGGTGCAAACGCATTCGCTCATAATTCTGGTATGAACCCAACTGGTACAGTAGGTGCATTAGCTTACCGTGCAGCTGAAGGTATTGAAAAATATCTTACAAACGGCGGCGGTTCATTAGTTTAA
- a CDS encoding gluconate 2-dehydrogenase subunit 3 family protein yields MSEKKETFTEKKSTRRNFLKSSGLTLGGMVLGGAVTSLVVKNNDNEATATDSHSEHGTQSTNFNQALMFFTNEQYKTVEAATEQIFPETEVGPGAKALLVAYFIDHQLAGTWGLNAKDYTKGPFNPSADSKFGYQTHLNYQQIFTLGIKLLNDEAQSRFQSAFYEITPEQQVEILKAVEADEVKLSAAVKPSYFFKLLRSATIEGAYADPLYGGNKDMAGWKMRKYPGHQMSYTNIIEKDEFVEYEPQSLNSQHNH; encoded by the coding sequence ATGTCAGAAAAAAAAGAAACCTTTACAGAAAAAAAATCGACTAGACGTAATTTCTTAAAAAGCTCTGGTCTAACTTTAGGTGGAATGGTTCTAGGTGGAGCTGTTACTAGTTTAGTAGTTAAAAATAATGATAACGAAGCAACAGCTACTGATTCTCATTCAGAACACGGAACACAATCTACTAACTTCAATCAAGCGTTAATGTTCTTTACAAACGAACAATATAAAACGGTTGAAGCAGCAACAGAACAAATTTTCCCAGAAACAGAAGTAGGTCCTGGTGCAAAAGCACTTCTTGTAGCATACTTTATTGATCACCAACTTGCGGGAACGTGGGGATTAAATGCAAAAGATTATACAAAAGGTCCTTTCAATCCAAGTGCAGATAGTAAATTTGGATACCAAACTCATTTGAATTACCAACAAATTTTTACACTAGGTATTAAACTACTAAACGATGAAGCACAAAGTCGTTTCCAAAGTGCATTCTATGAAATTACTCCTGAACAACAAGTAGAAATTTTAAAAGCTGTTGAAGCAGATGAAGTAAAATTGAGTGCTGCAGTGAAACCATCTTATTTCTTTAAACTTTTACGTAGCGCAACAATTGAAGGTGCATACGCTGATCCATTATATGGTGGTAATAAAGATATGGCTGGTTGGAAAATGCGTAAATATCCAGGACATCAAATGTCTTATACAAATATCATTGAAAAAGATGAGTTTGTAGAATACGAACCACAAAGCTTAAATTCTCAACATAATCATTAA
- the tatC gene encoding twin-arginine translocase subunit TatC encodes MEEQEFTLVEHLTELRKRLIIVSAVFLVTLIVGFIFAPNLLQFIKSQEVAQSVEWNVFGYTDGIQIYVKCALLVALCFTLPIGMHQLWLFMRPGLTNKESKAAGTFIPVAFILFIVGISFSYFILFPLMLNFMSSINESIGAVETYGMQQYFTLMFNLLIPVGIVFELPVVILFLTRLGIVTPQRLRKMRKVAYLILVVVGVMISPPDFVSDFLIIIPLLLLFEISIIVSEKAYRKQLSNEVQENV; translated from the coding sequence ATGGAAGAACAAGAATTTACCCTTGTCGAACATTTAACTGAATTACGAAAACGTCTTATTATCGTTAGTGCTGTTTTTCTTGTGACCCTAATTGTAGGGTTTATATTCGCGCCAAATCTTTTACAGTTTATAAAAAGTCAGGAAGTTGCTCAAAGTGTTGAATGGAACGTCTTTGGTTATACTGACGGAATTCAAATTTATGTAAAATGTGCATTACTAGTAGCCCTATGTTTCACATTGCCTATAGGAATGCATCAACTCTGGTTGTTTATGAGACCTGGTTTAACAAACAAGGAATCAAAAGCAGCAGGAACATTTATTCCTGTTGCATTCATTCTTTTCATTGTTGGTATTTCATTTAGTTATTTCATCTTATTTCCTTTAATGCTTAACTTTATGTCTAGTATTAATGAATCAATCGGTGCGGTTGAAACTTACGGAATGCAGCAATATTTTACATTAATGTTCAATTTACTAATTCCTGTCGGGATTGTTTTCGAATTACCGGTTGTTATACTGTTTTTAACAAGATTAGGAATTGTTACCCCACAACGTTTAAGAAAAATGCGGAAAGTAGCATACTTGATATTAGTTGTTGTCGGTGTAATGATTTCGCCACCAGATTTTGTTTCAGATTTTCTAATCATTATTCCGTTACTACTGTTATTTGAAATTAGTATCATCGTTTCGGAAAAGGCTTATAGAAAACAATTGAGTAATGAAGTACAAGAAAACGTTTAG
- the tatA gene encoding twin-arginine translocase TatA/TatE family subunit: MFQSIGVPGLVIILVIALIIFGPSKLPQLGRAVGQTLKEFKDGTKEIVDDVKEEFVLDDSKKEKDDKEKK, translated from the coding sequence ATGTTTCAATCAATTGGAGTTCCTGGATTAGTTATTATTTTGGTCATCGCTTTAATTATTTTTGGTCCATCTAAATTACCACAGCTAGGTCGAGCTGTTGGACAAACTTTAAAAGAGTTTAAAGATGGAACAAAAGAAATTGTAGATGATGTCAAAGAGGAATTTGTATTAGACGACAGTAAAAAAGAAAAAGACGATAAAGAAAAAAAATAA
- the tatA gene encoding twin-arginine translocase TatA/TatE family subunit: MFQSIGIPGLIIILVIILIIFGPKKLPQLGRSVGETLKNFKDSTKDVIDEVTEEEETKKAKDVK; encoded by the coding sequence ATGTTCCAATCAATCGGAATCCCGGGGTTAATTATTATATTAGTGATTATTTTAATTATCTTTGGTCCTAAAAAATTACCTCAATTAGGTCGCTCAGTTGGAGAAACATTAAAAAACTTTAAGGATTCTACTAAAGATGTCATCGATGAAGTGACAGAAGAAGAAGAAACAAAAAAAGCTAAAGATGTTAAATAA
- a CDS encoding IS1182 family transposase: MMTKNHNHERDQIEMITIDQLVPQDHLVRKLEAAIDFSFIYPLVEPLYSTLGRPSVDPVVLIKMTFVQYVFGIRSMRQTIKEIETNMAYRWFLGFGFHSEVPHFSTFGKNYERRFQDTDIFEQIFYHILKEIADKGLLSADHVFIDSTHVKASANKRKFEKKMVRKETRAYEAKLQEELNQDRINRGKKPFSPDKFEKEEMKEIKESTTDPESGYYVKDERTKQFAYSFHAAADRYGFILGTIVTPGNVHDSHMLQPLVEKVMEKVKKPLAVAADAAYKTPAITKFLFDQDIQPVLPYTRPKTKDGFLRKHDYVYDEYYDCYLCPEGQELKYSTTTKEGKRQYKSNPTQCATCPLLAQCTNSKDHRKVIERHIWEHHVEEADHLRHQNDIKQIYARRKETIERVFADAKEKHGMRWTTLRGIKKLSMQAMLTFAAMNLKKLANWTWQAPKIV; this comes from the coding sequence ATGATGACGAAAAACCACAATCATGAACGTGATCAAATTGAGATGATAACTATTGATCAACTTGTGCCTCAAGACCATCTGGTCAGAAAACTTGAAGCGGCGATTGATTTTTCTTTCATCTATCCACTAGTGGAACCATTGTACTCTACATTAGGTCGACCTAGTGTCGACCCAGTTGTATTAATAAAGATGACTTTTGTTCAATATGTATTTGGAATCCGTTCAATGCGTCAAACAATAAAAGAAATTGAAACAAATATGGCTTATCGTTGGTTTCTAGGATTTGGATTTCATTCAGAAGTACCTCACTTTTCTACCTTCGGTAAAAATTATGAACGTCGTTTTCAAGATACTGATATTTTTGAACAGATTTTCTATCACATACTTAAAGAAATTGCTGATAAAGGTTTACTAAGTGCTGACCATGTTTTCATTGATTCAACTCATGTCAAAGCGAGTGCGAATAAACGTAAATTTGAAAAGAAAATGGTACGTAAAGAGACTCGTGCATATGAAGCTAAACTTCAAGAAGAATTAAATCAAGATAGAATTAATCGTGGAAAGAAACCATTTTCACCAGATAAATTTGAAAAAGAAGAGATGAAGGAGATTAAAGAAAGTACAACAGACCCTGAAAGTGGCTACTATGTAAAAGATGAAAGGACTAAGCAGTTTGCTTACTCATTTCATGCAGCGGCAGATCGATATGGGTTTATACTCGGAACTATTGTGACACCTGGTAATGTTCATGATAGTCATATGCTTCAGCCACTTGTTGAAAAGGTAATGGAAAAAGTAAAAAAGCCACTTGCTGTTGCTGCCGATGCTGCTTATAAAACGCCTGCGATAACTAAATTCTTATTCGACCAAGATATTCAACCTGTACTTCCGTATACACGTCCCAAAACTAAGGACGGATTTTTACGCAAACATGATTATGTATATGATGAGTACTATGACTGCTATCTTTGCCCTGAAGGGCAAGAACTTAAATACTCAACTACGACCAAAGAAGGTAAACGCCAATATAAATCAAACCCAACTCAATGTGCAACTTGTCCTTTACTTGCCCAATGTACTAATAGTAAGGATCATCGAAAAGTAATTGAACGACATATTTGGGAACATCATGTAGAGGAAGCGGATCATCTTCGTCATCAAAACGATATTAAACAAATATATGCGAGACGTAAAGAAACGATTGAACGTGTCTTTGCAGATGCAAAAGAAAAGCATGGTATGCGATGGACAACCCTACGGGGAATTAAAAAATTGTCTATGCAGGCGATGCTAACTTTTGCTGCCATGAATTTAAAGAAGCTTGCCAATTGGACATGGCAAGCACCAAAAATCGTCTGA
- a CDS encoding acyl-CoA carboxylase subunit beta, with product MDMFDKINEMYDRKREIELGGGDKRIDKQHEKGKLTARERIDLLLDKGSFVEINPFITHRTTDFGMDKQIGPGDGVVTGFGKINGRNVYLFAQDFTVFGGALGEMHAKKIAAVMDLAAKNGTPFIGINDSGGARIQEGVLSLDGYGHIFYRNSIYSGVIPQISVIMGPSAGGAVYSPAITDFILMVDKTSQMFITGPKVIETVTGEKISSEDLGGSKVHNSISGNAHFRATNEEESIKQIQRLLSYLPQNNKEKAPKYPRPQTDDYRPDIVEYVPIEPTKPYDVRKVVEQVVDVDSFMEVHSEFARNVVVGFARIAGESIGLVCNQPKALAGGLDIDSSDKAARFIRTCDAFNIPIITFEDVSGFFPGVKQEHGGIIRHGAKILYAYSEATVPKITVILRKAYGGAYVALNSKAIGADLVFAWPNAEIAVMGAAGAANIIFANEIANSPDPEATRSAKIEEYKEKFANPYVAASRGMVDDVIDPRDTRIKLIQALDMLSNKEETRPAKKHGNIPL from the coding sequence ATGGATATGTTCGACAAAATTAATGAGATGTATGACCGTAAGCGAGAAATTGAGCTTGGTGGTGGGGACAAACGAATTGATAAACAGCATGAAAAAGGGAAGTTGACAGCTCGTGAACGTATCGATCTATTGTTAGACAAAGGTTCATTTGTTGAAATCAATCCATTTATCACACACCGTACAACTGATTTTGGCATGGACAAGCAAATTGGTCCTGGCGATGGTGTTGTAACAGGTTTTGGTAAAATTAATGGGCGCAATGTCTATTTATTTGCCCAAGATTTCACAGTATTCGGTGGAGCACTCGGGGAAATGCATGCGAAAAAAATTGCAGCAGTAATGGATTTAGCTGCAAAAAACGGAACGCCTTTCATCGGTATTAATGATTCAGGGGGGGCTCGTATTCAAGAAGGGGTATTATCATTAGATGGATACGGTCATATTTTTTACCGAAATTCAATTTATTCAGGTGTAATCCCACAAATTTCTGTTATTATGGGACCTTCTGCTGGTGGGGCAGTATATTCACCTGCAATTACGGACTTTATTTTAATGGTTGATAAAACTTCACAAATGTTTATAACAGGTCCAAAAGTAATTGAAACAGTAACAGGAGAAAAAATTTCATCCGAAGATTTAGGTGGTTCTAAGGTCCACAACAGTATTAGTGGAAACGCACATTTCAGAGCGACAAATGAGGAAGAATCTATTAAACAGATTCAGAGATTACTAAGTTATTTACCGCAAAATAATAAAGAAAAAGCACCAAAATACCCTCGACCTCAAACAGATGATTATCGTCCAGATATAGTTGAGTACGTGCCAATTGAGCCTACTAAACCATACGATGTTCGTAAAGTAGTAGAGCAAGTAGTGGACGTGGATTCTTTTATGGAAGTACATTCTGAGTTTGCTAGAAATGTAGTTGTTGGTTTTGCTAGAATTGCTGGCGAATCAATTGGGTTAGTATGTAACCAACCGAAAGCATTAGCAGGTGGTCTGGATATTGATTCTTCAGATAAAGCAGCACGTTTTATTCGGACTTGTGATGCGTTCAATATTCCAATTATTACGTTTGAAGATGTATCCGGTTTCTTCCCAGGAGTTAAGCAAGAACATGGAGGAATTATTCGACACGGTGCAAAAATTTTATATGCTTATTCTGAAGCGACAGTACCAAAAATTACTGTCATTTTACGTAAAGCTTATGGTGGTGCATATGTTGCATTAAATTCAAAAGCCATTGGTGCTGACTTAGTTTTCGCTTGGCCGAATGCTGAAATTGCAGTGATGGGAGCTGCGGGTGCAGCTAATATCATTTTTGCTAATGAAATAGCCAATTCACCAGACCCTGAAGCAACTCGTTCAGCCAAAATTGAAGAATATAAAGAAAAATTCGCCAATCCATATGTAGCCGCATCTCGTGGTATGGTGGATGATGTCATTGATCCGCGTGATACACGTATTAAGTTAATCCAAGCATTAGATATGTTGTCAAACAAAGAGGAAACGCGACCGGCAAAAAAACACGGTAATATTCCTTTATAA
- the mce gene encoding methylmalonyl-CoA epimerase, whose protein sequence is MKKVDHIGIAVRNLNERITFYTETLGLKLLKIEEVPTQHVRVAFIDAGNVKFELLEPTSDESAIYKHIEKRGEGIQHIAFGVTSIRERMKELKEKGVRILSDEPKPGAGGAEVAFLHPKDSFGVLYELCDKSGKGD, encoded by the coding sequence ATGAAGAAAGTGGATCATATTGGTATAGCTGTTAGAAATTTGAACGAACGTATAACTTTCTATACTGAAACACTTGGACTGAAGTTACTGAAAATTGAAGAAGTTCCAACTCAACATGTACGAGTGGCGTTTATTGACGCAGGGAATGTGAAATTTGAATTATTAGAACCTACTAGTGATGAAAGTGCAATTTATAAGCATATAGAAAAACGTGGAGAAGGTATCCAACATATTGCATTTGGTGTAACTAGTATTCGTGAAAGAATGAAAGAATTAAAAGAAAAAGGGGTACGGATACTTTCGGACGAACCTAAACCTGGTGCTGGAGGGGCAGAAGTAGCATTTCTTCATCCGAAAGATTCTTTCGGAGTTCTATATGAACTATGTGACAAAAGTGGAAAAGGGGATTAG
- the prli42 gene encoding stressosome-associated protein Prli42 → MSNKKIQKIVVYIMIAIMVLSTFAFGLAVLN, encoded by the coding sequence ATGAGCAATAAAAAAATTCAAAAAATTGTTGTATATATTATGATCGCAATTATGGTACTTTCAACATTTGCATTCGGTCTAGCTGTCTTAAATTAA
- a CDS encoding aromatic acid exporter family protein — protein sequence MKKFRIGYRTVKTAIGTALSIAIAQYFGLDFFTSAGILTILCIQTTKKKSMHAVYTRFIASIIGMLFSFIAFETFGYNPIVLMIMVLLFIPTIVSLGVAPGFVSSAVIMMHIYSVAHFTLPLFYNELGLMAVGFGVALLVNMYMGDTQKKLDHYRIQVEDLYRHIFSEIVKYLRNGDTAWDGKELIALGDVLNKAKSLAFKDVENHLTRKENEYYLYFDMRERQLEIIEHVLPKVTTLPVMVQQAELVADFMEDLADHIHSGNTAKSFRNKLDMVKKEFAEMPLPESHEKFLAMASLYQFIEEMDEYLEIKQSFKGLNKRK from the coding sequence ATTAAAAAGTTTCGTATTGGTTATCGAACAGTTAAAACTGCGATAGGTACAGCTCTATCCATTGCAATAGCACAATATTTTGGCTTAGATTTTTTTACTTCAGCAGGTATTTTAACAATTCTTTGTATCCAAACAACAAAAAAGAAATCAATGCACGCAGTTTATACTCGTTTTATAGCAAGTATAATAGGTATGTTATTTTCCTTTATTGCTTTTGAAACGTTTGGATATAATCCGATTGTTTTAATGATCATGGTTTTACTATTCATACCAACTATAGTATCGCTGGGTGTAGCACCTGGATTTGTTTCAAGTGCTGTCATCATGATGCATATATATTCCGTGGCACATTTTACTCTTCCTTTATTTTATAATGAATTGGGTTTAATGGCTGTTGGTTTTGGTGTAGCACTTCTAGTTAATATGTACATGGGAGATACACAGAAGAAACTAGACCACTATCGAATTCAAGTCGAGGACTTATATCGTCATATATTTTCAGAAATTGTGAAATATTTGCGCAATGGAGATACTGCATGGGATGGGAAAGAGTTAATTGCTTTAGGAGATGTATTAAATAAAGCAAAATCTCTTGCCTTTAAAGATGTAGAAAATCATCTAACACGTAAAGAAAATGAATATTATCTTTACTTTGACATGAGAGAAAGACAACTTGAAATCATTGAGCACGTTTTACCTAAAGTTACGACATTACCTGTTATGGTACAGCAAGCTGAACTTGTTGCGGATTTTATGGAGGATTTAGCAGATCATATACATTCGGGGAATACAGCAAAATCATTCCGTAATAAATTGGATATGGTGAAAAAGGAATTTGCAGAAATGCCTTTACCAGAATCCCATGAAAAATTTTTAGCTATGGCATCTCTTTATCAATTTATAGAAGAGATGGATGAATATTTAGAGATAAAACAATCTTTTAAGGGGTTAAATAAAAGAAAATAA
- a CDS encoding BrxA/BrxB family bacilliredoxin — translation MNMDYDLFMQEITRTARAEMEAAGYEQLRTPEEVEEAFARKGTTLVMVNSVCGCAGGIARPAAVNAIHYDKRPDHLVTVFAGQDKEATAAARYMFGEDHIPSSPSFVLLKDGQVVADIGRHEIEGHDPMSVITNLQGNFEQYCEEV, via the coding sequence ATGAACATGGATTACGATTTATTTATGCAAGAAATTACAAGAACAGCTCGTGCTGAAATGGAAGCAGCGGGTTATGAACAACTTCGAACACCAGAAGAAGTTGAAGAAGCTTTTGCTCGTAAAGGTACAACGTTAGTAATGGTAAACTCTGTATGTGGTTGTGCAGGTGGTATTGCGCGCCCTGCAGCAGTAAACGCAATTCATTATGATAAACGTCCAGATCATTTAGTGACAGTTTTTGCAGGTCAAGATAAAGAAGCGACTGCTGCTGCTCGTTATATGTTTGGTGAGGATCATATACCATCTTCACCATCTTTCGTGTTATTAAAAGATGGTCAAGTTGTTGCAGATATTGGCCGTCATGAAATTGAAGGACATGATCCAATGTCAGTAATCACTAATTTACAAGGTAACTTTGAGCAATATTGCGAAGAAGTGTAA
- the meaB gene encoding methylmalonyl Co-A mutase-associated GTPase MeaB — MTGNNEMEKSALFVMGGVKGGHEGLGKTSPKKFRKKRENHIDIHQLANEVRSGNRMCLSKAITLIESSNNAHKEQAQLLLQELLAFTGNSIRIGITGVPGAGKSTFIESFGSMLCEMGKKVAVLAIDPSSTLSGGSILGDKTRMEMLSRNKNAFVRPSPSAGTLGGVHKKTRETMLLCEAAGYDVILIETVGVGQSETYVRGMVDFFLLLVLTGAGDELQGMKKGIMELADGIIVHKSDGDNITRAKKTVREYKQILHFLQPSTPGWMSTALPVSSLNNSGLNETWDVICKFEKTVKQSSYWEKRRSQQTRDWFHSMITDHLIESFYDHPTRKQLIKTLEESILLGDITVTQGVKKLFKNNDEITDGS; from the coding sequence ATGACAGGGAATAATGAGATGGAAAAAAGTGCTTTGTTTGTTATGGGTGGCGTAAAAGGTGGGCATGAAGGATTGGGAAAAACATCACCTAAAAAGTTTCGAAAAAAAAGAGAAAATCATATCGATATCCATCAATTAGCCAATGAAGTACGCTCTGGTAATCGTATGTGCCTATCAAAAGCAATCACACTGATTGAGAGTTCGAACAACGCCCATAAAGAACAAGCTCAACTTCTACTCCAGGAACTGCTCGCCTTTACAGGAAATAGTATTCGAATTGGTATAACTGGAGTTCCTGGTGCAGGTAAAAGTACATTTATTGAAAGCTTTGGAAGTATGCTTTGTGAAATGGGGAAAAAAGTAGCGGTACTTGCTATTGACCCTAGTTCAACGCTCTCGGGTGGTAGTATCCTAGGTGATAAAACCCGCATGGAAATGCTCAGCCGTAATAAGAATGCCTTCGTTCGGCCATCTCCAAGTGCAGGGACATTAGGCGGTGTCCATAAAAAAACTAGAGAGACAATGCTTCTATGTGAAGCTGCCGGTTATGATGTCATACTAATTGAAACGGTAGGCGTTGGACAAAGTGAAACGTACGTGCGTGGTATGGTAGATTTTTTCCTTTTACTTGTACTAACAGGTGCGGGCGATGAGCTTCAAGGCATGAAAAAAGGAATTATGGAATTAGCAGACGGAATCATTGTTCATAAAAGTGATGGAGATAATATCACTCGAGCAAAGAAAACAGTTCGTGAATATAAACAAATATTACATTTCCTACAACCTTCTACACCGGGTTGGATGAGTACAGCGCTACCAGTTTCGTCATTGAATAATTCTGGCCTTAATGAAACGTGGGATGTGATTTGTAAGTTTGAAAAAACAGTAAAACAATCATCTTATTGGGAAAAACGACGTTCACAACAGACACGTGATTGGTTCCATTCCATGATTACGGATCATTTAATTGAATCGTTTTACGATCATCCAACACGTAAGCAACTTATAAAAACATTAGAGGAATCCATTTTACTTGGAGATATTACCGTTACACAAGGTGTAAAAAAACTCTTTAAAAATAACGATGAAATAACTGATGGCTCATAA